The DNA region GCCGGATGGAGAGTATGAAATCGAATTACTTTTTGCAGAAAGATTGCTAAAAGAAGCCAATCAACGCGTATTTAATGTTAAAATTAATAATCAGATCCTCCTAGATAATCTGGACTTATTCAAACAATACGGAATGTTTCAAGCAGTGAATCAAACCTTTAAACTAAAAGCTGTTGAAGGAAAGGGAATTGAAATTCAATTGATAGCAGGGATAGGAGAGCCGGTAATGAGTGGAATTCGGGTTCGTCGGCTGCCTTAATTCGTCATTGATTTCTAATTTTTATTTTGATTAAATTACAGAAAAGATTACTCACTAAACAGTTTAAAAAAGACAGCCAAGTCTTCCATTGGCAGGCACCCACATAGTGAGAGGGAAATGGAGAGAAATCCCCATTCCCTATGCTCCCGTTCTATATCAAAATGGCATTTGGATGAAGGTGATAAACAGCAACCGGCTCATCAATTCCTTTCAACTGTAACTGAGACGCTTGCCCAACGTAATCTTTAACCAGCGCGGCGGCATTCGGATCTTCTAAAAAGGTGCCGGTGACGGCGATATCATTGCCGTGGCTGGTAGCTTGCACACGCGCTGCAGTGTTGACAGTGGTGCCAAAATAGTCAGGGCGACCGTTAAGATTAACACTAATACACGGGCCGACTTCTATGCCAATTTTGAGAATCAACTCGTCTTCTGGTGGCAGTTGTAACTGCCGATTTAACTGGGCGAGTTGCTGATGCATAATGATCGCAGCCTGTAAAGCATCTGCCGGCTCCGTAAAGGCTGCCATAATCGCATCACCGATGGTTTTAACCACCACTCCATTGCACTCGTCTACGACGGTAAATAAGTGATCAAAATGGTGCCGTACCAAACTATAAGCCACTGTATCTCCGCGTCGGGAATAAAGTGCAGTTGAGCCGGCCAGATCAGTAAACAAAATCGCCACCCGCCGCACAATCAAACTCTCATTCGGTGGAATTGTTTCGCGGGGAAATAGGTTGCGAAAAGTTTGCAAAGTTAACAGCCGGTGGCCAGAAACTACGCCATACTGAGTATCAATTTTGCCCCTAAACTCTGGATCATCTGCCGATAAATCGAGTTGGCGCAGGCGATCATCAATGCTGAAAGTCACTCGCACAGCTCGATCTGCATCTGTCAGCGCCGATTGACGACAGCCAGGACAAGTGTGATGAGTGTGTAATTCACCCAACCCTTTAATGCTAAGATCAATGCCTCCACAGTGAGCGCATCGAATGTCCCAATTAAGCGTAACAATCCCTTCCTTAAGCGCAAATACTAAAAGTCGCAGCGTTTGCTGCTCGCTCAATTGCAACCGATCAGCAATCCGGCGGGGATTGGCGTGATACAATTCTCGGCTGTCCTCCGCCTGTAAAAAAGTTTTTAGCCGGCCTAACACCTCTGGAGTGATGCCATAAGCAGCTAAGGGATCTGTAGCTTGTGAGAAATTCCGAACCGACTGCCTGCCCCAATTACCCAGCTTTGCAAACGGGTGTCCGTGTTGTTGAAAAAAGTTCAGCATGGTCAGGTCTATCTCCTACCTTGCATTTTGCAGATTTTATCTGGTATTCGACTTTTTTGGTCAAATGCAACCCGCTTAAGCACACTTTAACAAATCTGCTGTGATGAAATTTAATGGCTCTAAATTTCCCCGCTAAATGCTTTTATAATGACTGGTGCCGACTTCTAAGCCGGCGGCTGCCGATTTTAACTTTACACATATAAAAAAATCCCCCAAACTAAGGCGGGGGATTTTTTTTGGAACTCAAGAGAAAGATTGCAAGAAAATCAAGCCATTCACTTAAACTCCCACAAGCATCTAGTTCCTTTTGAGGAGACTGATTGCCCTTTTGATGTGAGTGGCAGCCTGCTGAAACAAGCTCTAAAATCAAGCCAACAATTACTGTTCGCTTTCAATGTAGATAAACAGCAGACCCATCACTACAGCAGGCATCAACCAGGTCACTACAGGAATCAGAATCCAGGGCAGGTACGAAGCTGCGTATGCACCTGTCATATTAAATTCTCCTATCTAAAGTTACAGGGTTTCCGAGAGGAATCTTACTGTACCTTGTACCTAAGATTCTTCCCTCTCAAGATTCTTAACAAAAAAGGATCTGAATGCATGACATTCCGATCCCAATTTGTCAAATAATAGCCGCCTCTAGGAAGGCTGACCATCAAAGAGCCAGAAAGCGACTCGCAAATGAGATTGACTGCCGGCGCAAGTTGGAACAGGACGCCATCAGTGTGAAGGTGGCCCATCCAACCCAAAGAAGGTCTAGCTATTAACCAAACCCCGGAAAATCGCATCCACACCAGAGAAATTCTCTAGCAGGAAGTAGGCAACGAAAGCGCCACCCACAGCACCCAGGAAGAAGCCGGCAGTAAGCTGGCTCCAGCCTTCTGCAGTTTTCAAAGGATTGGGAGCTTGAGGATTTTCGCCTGGATAGCCACTGTCCTGTTGGAAAGAAACGATGCCATAGAGGGACATCCCAGCCGTCGCGATTAAAATCAAACTCAGGGTTGAAATTAATCCGCCTAGATTGGCTGCCTCTTTGTAATCACGCAAAGGACCCAATGCAACCCACGGCCCTACCAGGAAATAACCGTGAGCCAGACCAATTTCCAGACCCCGTTGGATCGCAGAAATGCCTTTACGGTAGGCTGGTAAATTACCAATGAAAGCTTTACTGAAAGCAGAAGAGTTGATGGGAGTTTCGAGATTACCAACAAATGGGTCGCCATTAAACGGCTTGACCACTTCCATATCTCTAGGATCTGCCATGCTTAATTTTTCCTCCCTTTCTGAGAATCGGTAGAAGAACTTAAGCTCATATTCTAAGCAAGGAGGGGTTGCCTAATCGCAGAATTGGTTGTGAGCTTTAGAAAAGTTCATTAAACCGGCTGATGCAACTCGATTTTGTTACAAATTATAAATTTCAGTTGATTTTTCAATTTTTCAGTCAATGTTTTGTCAGGTAAAACCCGCACTTAACCGAGAGCTACCCCAAATTTCCGTGAAATGCTCCATTAATTTTTGTTAAACAGGCCAATGGGATTTGTTTGACCCCAAGCACAAACGAGGACAGAGCGAACGTCCTGATTGTGGCCATTGTGACTGGCAAAGGTAAGGCAGTGTGTGATGGAGTCAAACCCCATGAGCGATCCCTGTCTGCTGGCTATTGGGCTGTTA from Microcoleus sp. FACHB-68 includes:
- a CDS encoding photosystem I reaction center protein subunit XI — protein: MADPRDMEVVKPFNGDPFVGNLETPINSSAFSKAFIGNLPAYRKGISAIQRGLEIGLAHGYFLVGPWVALGPLRDYKEAANLGGLISTLSLILIATAGMSLYGIVSFQQDSGYPGENPQAPNPLKTAEGWSQLTAGFFLGAVGGAFVAYFLLENFSGVDAIFRGLVNS
- a CDS encoding photosystem I reaction center subunit VIII codes for the protein MTGAYAASYLPWILIPVVTWLMPAVVMGLLFIYIESEQ
- a CDS encoding adenylate/guanylate cyclase domain-containing protein is translated as MLNFFQQHGHPFAKLGNWGRQSVRNFSQATDPLAAYGITPEVLGRLKTFLQAEDSRELYHANPRRIADRLQLSEQQTLRLLVFALKEGIVTLNWDIRCAHCGGIDLSIKGLGELHTHHTCPGCRQSALTDADRAVRVTFSIDDRLRQLDLSADDPEFRGKIDTQYGVVSGHRLLTLQTFRNLFPRETIPPNESLIVRRVAILFTDLAGSTALYSRRGDTVAYSLVRHHFDHLFTVVDECNGVVVKTIGDAIMAAFTEPADALQAAIIMHQQLAQLNRQLQLPPEDELILKIGIEVGPCISVNLNGRPDYFGTTVNTAARVQATSHGNDIAVTGTFLEDPNAAALVKDYVGQASQLQLKGIDEPVAVYHLHPNAILI